Below is a genomic region from Chromatiaceae bacterium.
CATCCTGAGCGCGGACCACATGATGCAGGTGCAGCTGTGGCACCAGGTTTCCGAGCGCCGCAATATTCAGTTTTTCACCGTCGAATATGCGCATCAGGCTGGCGCCGATGCGGCACGACTCGTCCAGCAGACCGACCCGGTCTTCCGAGGCGAGTTCGAAGATCTCGCGAACAGCCGGGCGGCGTGGCACGAGGATCACCCAGGGATAACGGCTGTCATCCGCCAGCAACACGCGCGACAGCGGCAGGTCGCCGATCAGATGGCTGTCGTCGGCCAGCCGCGGATGCAGCACGAAACCACTCACCTTTCCCTCCGTCGATTCCCGGACAGCGACCGTTGACACGGTAAGATCTTGCGAACTCGCGGCCACACCGGTCAAGCATGCGCTGATGCGGCACTCCAGGATCCGCATCCACCGATGGACTAGACTTGTGCGGGTACCCAAGCAGCCGGAGAGAACCCATGTCACCCAACGCAGAGGGGGTCTGCTGGTCCTGCGGTCACCGGCTGGCTGCGGTCGACTACCAGCGCGAGGGTGAGTGCCCCGCGTGTCGCAAACAGACCCATGTATGTCGCAACTGTCGCTTCTACGAGCCGGGGCGGCCGAATGACTGCCAGGAACCGGTCGCCGATGCGGTAACCGAAAAGCAGCGGGCCAACTTTTGCGACTATTTTGATCCCAGCGACAAGGCCTTTCGGCCCGGCGCAGATCCCGAGGACCTGAAGGCGGCGGCCGAACAACTGTTTGATTTCTGAATGATGACTGGCGAACAAATGCGTCGCTGGCAGTACCGCTTCTACTGATCCAGATCAAGGTTAAGTAGCGAGACGGGTCGAAAAATACGCCCAGCCGAACAGGAGACCGCCGTGGATATTGCAAGTTTTCTTCTCTCGGTGGCGCTGGCCGCGCTGCTGCTTTATCTGCTGGTGCGCCTGCCACTCGCGATTCTCGGTAACCTGCGCGCGGGCCATCGCTTCCGTCAGGGACTCGCCAGCACGCTCGGCAAACTGCGCCTGTCACGGATGTTGCGATACCTCGGAATAGACGAGGCCGCCTATCTGCACAACCAACAAGCGCTCGATATTCGACAGCACATGGCGCGTTGCGACGCCTGCGATGCAAAGGAGCGCTGCGATCAGGTGCT
It encodes:
- a CDS encoding HIT domain-containing protein — protein: MRILECRISACLTGVAASSQDLTVSTVAVRESTEGKVSGFVLHPRLADDSHLIGDLPLSRVLLADDSRYPWVILVPRRPAVREIFELASEDRVGLLDESCRIGASLMRIFDGEKLNIAALGNLVPQLHLHHVVRAQDDPAWPGPVWGHSPGIPYLPGPLAERLQILRAEFGVDPVDRAKP